A genomic window from Glycine max cultivar Williams 82 chromosome 17, Glycine_max_v4.0, whole genome shotgun sequence includes:
- the SRC1 gene encoding protein SRC1 isoform X1: MSGIIHKIEETLHVGGHKKEEHKGEHHGEHKGEHKGEHHGEHKGEHKGEQHHGEHKEGLVDKIKDKIHGDGHDKGEKKKKKDKKKKEHGHDHHGHSSSSDSD; this comes from the coding sequence atgtCCGGGATCATCCACAAGATTGAGGAGACCCTCCATGTGGGAGGGCACAAGAAAGAGGAGCACAAAGGAGAACACCATGGTGAGCACAAAGGTGAACACAAAGGAGAACACCATGGTGAGCACAAAGGTGAACACAAAGGAGAACAACACCATGGGGAGCACAAGGAGGGACTTGTGGATAAGATCAAGGACAAGATCCATGGTGATGGCCATGACAAGggtgagaaaaagaagaagaaggacaagaagaagaaggagcatGGACATGACCATCATGGTCATAGCAGCAGCAGTGACAGTGATTAG